In Aquimarina sp. TRL1, a single window of DNA contains:
- a CDS encoding restriction endonuclease subunit S yields MQSKTVYLKSILSYQGLSSGYSFRGKIKHLHNGSVRVIQLKDFEDNYTSIGNDCYLIDGDKIKSKYYLEINDVLFIAKGTNNYALVFKDIDDVPTIASSALFVLKINKELANPDFIAWYINQSKVQSYFKTNEAGTYNTSINKATLENTPIALPSLETQTKIATIANLHNQEQVISGKIIELKNKLTTAQLLNTL; encoded by the coding sequence ATGCAAAGCAAAACAGTCTATTTAAAATCAATTCTAAGCTATCAAGGATTATCTTCAGGATACTCTTTTAGAGGTAAAATCAAACACTTGCACAATGGCAGTGTTCGTGTTATACAATTAAAAGACTTTGAAGATAATTACACTTCTATAGGTAATGATTGCTATTTAATTGATGGTGATAAAATAAAGAGCAAGTACTACTTAGAGATTAATGATGTTCTTTTTATTGCAAAGGGCACGAATAATTACGCATTAGTATTTAAGGATATAGATGATGTGCCCACTATCGCTTCATCTGCATTATTTGTCCTTAAAATAAACAAAGAGCTAGCAAATCCAGACTTTATTGCATGGTATATAAACCAGTCAAAAGTTCAAAGTTATTTTAAAACCAACGAAGCTGGCACTTATAATACAAGCATAAATAAAGCAACATTAGAAAACACCCCTATTGCGTTACCTTCATTAGAAACGCAAACAAAAATCGCAACAATTGCTAACCTTCATAACCAAGAACAAGTAATTAGCGGTAAAATAATAGAATTAAAAAACAAATTAACAACAGCTCAACTCTTAAATACATTGTAA
- a CDS encoding RHS repeat-associated core domain-containing protein: protein MKKEEITRKLGAYLLSILMMSSSFSPTYAYAKYLMGLTPSNTGFLQVDKEIIDFKGGSSKVDQVDLGTGNVALSASLFSVEGYNAKIRYSSEGVAKKASVWNRDQKQGVIGLGWSYPEHKIIRLTQQTGTLEDDKYLLYVKGNSFPLLFVSEDNEEKTYRIAKQPDWIIKHQKPKKDKEGNEIRSLAESQWRVYHPNGKIYIYGDGNLITHVSNGVEYNVKWSNWIGSSVSTGQSLLPISYNLSAIENVYGEQVKFFYTQQKEQVGSNGLEHTRATYLSKIVGLRGKSIEIKYNKKEAFEYQDPHTENNNISMDNDKDAYQERYENLYLSEVLLKNRKGILQRSIVFGHNFLNKGSELQKRLLTSITYKDAKGHIYQPSKLFNYFGIEKEIDGVYAGLTKNETKLYNAANGALYGAIKQQTLSEGVSYAYHYGKEQIQGSSKDIEIKFPKEPYNSKFKLSSKWSAPELFYGSDYVVAIFESQDLTLRQSYVKVYQWIGDRWIEKDIGQFDGYFYDRYYAKDQYTKGFLKQLKSNVFEAIGNTFPVAAGVLNGFEDALKDTGKTLYKVGDDISHGEIGKAIKDWFEGSFNGLKDIAKDIAAGLEKEVDELILIENQIFGSNETIFLDTQKKLYELRDKDASDNPRKVYHVTLQDHFFALTSSWGGQQVAIVQKNNLVPGEWITNREGVNIMSKFFTFDSGDNFVALLDEVTDFLYIYSWDGQIWSTYSKPLKTSFNARITSNSGKNNVEIALDGLLGPNGEEPEQRLDHRSAINAKNNMIIAVITDSQGINADVNLLYHDENMNWKSKGTQLNKKAALIGDNTHLNTDQLSRFSIFMGRDAKIDVKMGNSFAVLQTYNNEDENIPDVSDIPLVGTLIGSFVPDTKKINSTYGITWDENYDNISLTHLHSAAGQSGVESFIVGDVINKIGKSHSLIVGSNDALAPADGKNYAFRYTGSDFLSYQIESPYYTGSFANDVSTAIVEGANKAYKIPKFYQYDPNIEEWGEIGNASQEQIGTSEFIDSAINVSVEVLNIIVQVVSLAIPVLGEVAEVGETLETINNAANVAGTVSGLMEPVANEIVKDIIGTSHKSTSIANNYISVNGKLFHRQPSGSWLQVTNDEFTLNSNNRLVNRSNSIVDNFIPYTLKTPSGLENHIKLLRNGKVYESKKLSITNKIIHQDSISSTVGPGAYVSYGPANPNGFIQKNEYLEQFRPVIEATAEERSRNKRPAYKEATQVTLHKVTGDSFDTELYDYPVTRVSIQQGNETLGHHYYKYDKAGVAYNSVSKVALYGKVTDIPSSIDYGINEEIPLNNTDGGYTEYYYYNRYNSFGKQAKATGHVANHTLASFSDQDLITYQSSYDGDNVSFNKGGITVLDGHPYASLIYNTDQKVVSQDFTYYKVWEHDLMHQITNGNTLQETKTYTVRPVQKIKVIDGVAYKTNRNYEFNSSGNLVLRDKSIEGTSTDGLQEVHSTRYVYADEHYDSLRNQNRLGKPFITLESIKKGTQQETVTNVDVITYDQFMVRGKNVFAPKHFYKASEAYPINDYMNSADIISKIEADLIGQDRDEIAYEEKITSISKGYFDAHKAIELILRKEDDLKSEIHGLNTEMHVLSRDIEEFKLRIADDKNAVKNLHEEIKGLYTDIDGFNTSIQGEYAKIKEAQDNIDSYNTFLNGFLVGLSLGFKAISDNKKIASLKDDISGYRSAIRQLYQNIQQKRNEISSKRTSVTDLLDQSNELTGKITTIETALNDETALYHDFHEQIETLLVKSHETIKNYRLISLDTDKHTAAVNDVTSLQVKRIHDEYLETLERLNIAIANLPELTSSLNVNLLNSKVLEHKAHLTSLLERHKVAVDYIQGLPEQLQGYGSYQHKWVRTNTIMSRDSETGIPIVVSDTEDNSYSTVLDPNHKKPMVTYKGINIKDINEGGVKYYGFEEGASLLGGQLNQESHTGDYSIKLNGKKGILPGVVLDNNKRNILSAWIKSGQTNIPTFFKVGNTNTKSFSADQEWKYIEAFIEIGASEVQIEGVGDLLIDDLLIRPVSVKTAVTVRDDNGMISASINNNGNTIKHLFDDAQRHFVSLEDQGRAIGYSHHFYGRGLQIDGVYNPDKPNNNLRVGFQGKSVYKGDLPNGISISKSTLNEEYGFGYGISFIAESDFGVSSESLRLERDGPALNIDNIFTGESTQVKIGKRKHFLITKIREVLHVYADGELIKQLNVNGLDSGDIVVTGSVRKLFAGGSPILSMRYLDGLARSIQHQYFYNDYDNKITGKIVSGTIYNGWGNPILQTKPALDNYSEQQYSLSYDSNFANYDGNRLTGNLFSFYKTRKEGTSTYDTSEIKDHYKMFDKTVYSKDALQRVVSVHHTGITDVDLNKTRTFYQDAIGRELETELGISTSNELKFATTTTRKRDNDKSVVHDTFGRLIASKDGNSVSEQTYSYKTNGHKISSRLPLSFQNNDKTKYTNSLETLDLLGDQSLMYSIDEGSSYTVKNKKGLPVFISTEDFSAQGTDISWRYFKYDTQDRPIESGIAIVSGVFNAEKMVLLANLPVWLSDIVTTPVKTWVYDQADQNTTNINTKGRVAEQTSLSNGTSVTTKFTYNPRGQVVEKTTQVNQGDSNSVKYQYYSNGKIKNITYPNGTEVAYTYDLNGRLYGIGSVTDQFIYAKYGYGINGKVIQKNFNNETIANRIQYTLQENQKEQNVTVANKVLFKEKLNYTKNNTDYYKGLVVEKEEINELQQRTEWKYTYDNRYQLTKVDKNQSGVISDHSYTYDVNGNLQEYTNSLDVSQNVNYNYQEGSNKLRSASEEANAIGLYTKIGNTPFSNNTRLTYDKLTRKVISINQQGTQEAISFTYDANNRRVQKVKTGAEGQKEILSYTWGTRSLPLYESYSNRQADISSPTEWSKVYIYGEEYAPIAMIHNGKTYYFIRDYQSSLRYVIDASDNTTKEKYVYNPYGKIAYSYQEDVNQPLGTYLYTGQEYDHEVGTYNFKARQYDPIRRIFLQPDPKHINYSPYTYANNNPVNFVDRNGKNPLYILDHIEDELPARELSKTGIVVTYEDIFGKTLEELPDLSKVGFDGNVTIMAHGYKGVTSKIGVRTGNARMFIEKQSFTEELGTYLGTAKIDEINLNFGICHSADCSTGTSVLDEFGQSLADQSSKTINAVGFTENVGYTTKAGGLSNVFLSGTNTQKPFGHVRDFNNLSQGNISNNALDRSLNETGHIDITTAEFRQGLGPYGVSKTFKPRNFLERAGAKIGGFFKWY from the coding sequence ATGAAAAAAGAAGAAATTACAAGAAAATTAGGAGCTTACTTATTATCGATATTGATGATGAGCAGTAGTTTTTCCCCAACCTATGCTTATGCTAAATATCTTATGGGGCTTACTCCTTCAAATACTGGTTTTTTGCAGGTTGATAAAGAGATTATAGATTTTAAAGGAGGTTCCTCTAAAGTAGATCAGGTAGATTTAGGTACTGGAAATGTGGCTTTAAGTGCTTCATTATTTTCGGTAGAGGGGTATAATGCTAAAATAAGGTATAGCAGTGAAGGCGTTGCTAAGAAGGCTAGTGTCTGGAACAGGGATCAAAAACAAGGTGTTATAGGTTTAGGGTGGTCATACCCTGAACATAAAATTATTCGTTTAACTCAGCAAACGGGTACTTTAGAAGATGATAAATATTTACTATATGTAAAAGGAAATTCATTTCCATTATTATTTGTATCTGAAGATAATGAAGAAAAAACATACCGTATAGCTAAGCAACCGGATTGGATTATAAAACATCAAAAACCAAAAAAAGATAAAGAAGGAAATGAAATCAGATCTTTGGCAGAATCCCAATGGAGGGTATATCATCCTAATGGCAAGATCTATATTTATGGAGATGGTAATTTAATTACACATGTTTCTAATGGAGTAGAATATAATGTAAAATGGAGTAACTGGATAGGTAGTTCTGTTTCGACGGGTCAAAGCCTTCTGCCTATTTCTTATAATTTATCAGCAATAGAGAATGTTTATGGGGAACAGGTTAAATTTTTCTATACACAACAGAAAGAACAAGTAGGTAGTAATGGGTTAGAACATACAAGAGCTACCTATCTTTCAAAAATAGTAGGATTACGAGGTAAATCTATTGAAATAAAATATAATAAAAAGGAAGCTTTTGAGTATCAAGATCCTCATACTGAAAATAATAACATTAGTATGGATAATGATAAAGATGCATACCAAGAGCGTTATGAAAATTTATACTTATCTGAGGTTTTACTCAAAAATAGAAAAGGAATATTACAGCGTAGCATTGTTTTTGGACATAACTTTCTAAATAAAGGGAGTGAATTACAAAAACGATTATTAACTTCAATTACCTATAAAGATGCAAAAGGACATATATACCAGCCGTCTAAGCTTTTTAATTATTTTGGAATTGAAAAAGAGATAGATGGAGTATATGCCGGGTTAACTAAAAATGAAACCAAATTATATAACGCAGCTAACGGAGCGTTATATGGAGCCATCAAGCAACAAACATTGTCAGAGGGAGTGAGTTATGCATACCATTATGGTAAAGAACAAATTCAAGGAAGCTCCAAAGATATTGAGATCAAATTTCCTAAGGAACCATACAATAGCAAGTTTAAATTGAGTTCTAAATGGAGTGCTCCTGAATTATTCTATGGATCAGATTATGTGGTTGCAATTTTTGAATCTCAGGATTTAACTCTTCGTCAAAGCTATGTAAAAGTATATCAGTGGATTGGAGATCGATGGATTGAAAAGGATATAGGCCAGTTTGATGGTTATTTTTATGATCGATATTATGCAAAAGATCAGTATACAAAAGGTTTTTTGAAGCAATTAAAAAGCAATGTTTTTGAAGCAATCGGGAATACTTTTCCTGTTGCAGCAGGTGTTCTTAATGGTTTTGAAGATGCTCTAAAAGATACAGGTAAAACACTCTATAAAGTGGGAGATGATATCTCTCATGGTGAAATAGGAAAAGCAATAAAAGACTGGTTTGAAGGTAGTTTTAATGGATTAAAAGACATAGCTAAAGATATTGCTGCTGGTCTAGAGAAAGAAGTTGATGAGTTAATACTAATCGAAAATCAGATCTTTGGAAGCAATGAGACAATATTCTTAGATACACAAAAAAAGCTATATGAGCTCAGAGATAAAGATGCTTCAGATAACCCGAGAAAGGTATACCACGTTACTTTGCAAGATCATTTTTTTGCATTAACATCTTCTTGGGGAGGGCAACAAGTGGCTATCGTCCAAAAGAATAATTTAGTGCCAGGAGAATGGATAACGAACCGGGAAGGGGTTAATATCATGAGTAAATTCTTCACCTTCGATTCCGGAGATAATTTTGTTGCTTTGTTAGATGAGGTTACAGATTTTTTATATATCTATAGTTGGGATGGTCAAATATGGAGTACATATAGTAAGCCATTAAAGACAAGTTTTAATGCTCGTATCACTTCTAATTCAGGTAAGAATAATGTAGAAATAGCTCTTGATGGTTTGTTAGGACCGAATGGAGAGGAGCCAGAGCAAAGGTTAGATCATCGTTCTGCAATAAATGCAAAAAACAATATGATCATTGCGGTAATTACAGATTCTCAGGGAATTAATGCAGATGTAAATTTATTATATCATGATGAGAATATGAATTGGAAAAGCAAGGGAACACAACTTAATAAAAAAGCGGCCCTTATCGGAGATAATACTCACCTTAATACAGATCAACTTTCTCGTTTTTCAATTTTTATGGGTCGAGATGCGAAGATTGATGTAAAGATGGGGAATAGCTTTGCAGTCTTACAAACCTATAATAATGAAGATGAGAATATTCCTGATGTATCTGATATTCCATTAGTAGGAACTTTGATAGGAAGTTTTGTCCCAGACACAAAAAAAATTAATAGTACATATGGTATTACATGGGATGAGAATTATGATAATATTAGCCTTACTCATTTGCATTCGGCTGCTGGTCAAAGTGGAGTAGAAAGTTTTATTGTTGGCGATGTGATAAATAAAATAGGTAAATCGCATAGTTTGATAGTTGGTTCTAATGATGCTTTGGCACCTGCAGATGGTAAGAATTATGCGTTTAGATATACAGGTTCGGATTTTCTGTCTTATCAGATAGAGTCGCCATATTACACAGGTAGTTTTGCCAATGATGTATCTACGGCTATAGTAGAGGGGGCAAATAAAGCGTATAAGATTCCTAAATTTTATCAATATGATCCAAATATAGAAGAATGGGGAGAGATTGGTAATGCATCACAAGAGCAAATTGGTACATCAGAGTTTATCGATTCTGCGATTAATGTGTCTGTAGAGGTCCTTAATATTATTGTCCAGGTCGTTTCATTAGCCATCCCAGTTCTAGGAGAAGTAGCAGAAGTAGGGGAAACATTGGAAACCATTAATAATGCTGCAAACGTAGCAGGTACAGTAAGTGGTCTAATGGAGCCTGTAGCCAATGAAATAGTTAAAGATATTATCGGTACTAGTCATAAAAGTACCTCTATTGCGAATAACTATATATCTGTAAACGGGAAGCTGTTTCATAGGCAACCCAGTGGTAGCTGGTTACAAGTAACAAATGATGAGTTTACATTGAATTCGAATAATAGATTGGTTAATAGGTCTAATAGTATTGTAGATAATTTTATACCTTATACTCTTAAGACACCATCTGGACTAGAAAATCATATCAAACTCTTACGTAATGGAAAAGTTTATGAATCAAAAAAATTATCTATTACAAATAAGATCATTCATCAGGATTCAATATCTTCTACAGTTGGTCCAGGTGCTTATGTCAGTTATGGACCAGCAAATCCTAATGGATTTATACAAAAAAATGAATATTTAGAACAGTTTCGTCCTGTTATAGAAGCTACAGCAGAAGAAAGAAGTAGAAACAAACGCCCTGCATATAAAGAAGCAACCCAAGTGACCTTACATAAAGTAACAGGAGATTCTTTTGATACTGAATTATATGATTACCCGGTAACTAGAGTTAGTATACAACAAGGTAATGAAACATTAGGTCATCATTATTACAAGTATGATAAAGCAGGTGTTGCTTATAATTCGGTATCTAAAGTAGCGCTTTATGGTAAGGTTACAGATATTCCGAGCAGTATAGATTATGGTATTAATGAAGAGATTCCCCTAAATAATACAGATGGAGGATATACCGAGTATTACTACTATAACAGGTATAATTCTTTTGGAAAACAAGCTAAAGCGACAGGGCATGTTGCTAATCATACATTAGCATCGTTTTCCGATCAGGATCTGATAACATACCAGAGCAGTTATGATGGAGATAATGTGTCTTTCAATAAAGGCGGTATTACTGTATTAGATGGTCACCCTTATGCCTCTTTGATATATAATACAGATCAAAAAGTAGTATCTCAAGATTTTACTTATTATAAGGTTTGGGAGCATGATTTGATGCATCAAATCACAAATGGGAATACGTTGCAAGAAACGAAAACGTATACAGTACGCCCTGTTCAAAAGATCAAGGTGATAGATGGAGTTGCTTATAAAACTAATCGTAATTATGAATTTAACTCATCAGGGAATTTAGTCCTTCGAGATAAAAGTATAGAAGGAACTTCTACCGATGGCTTACAAGAAGTGCATAGTACCAGGTATGTTTATGCAGACGAGCATTACGATAGCTTAAGAAACCAAAACAGATTAGGGAAACCTTTTATAACACTAGAATCAATTAAAAAAGGAACCCAACAAGAAACAGTCACTAATGTAGATGTTATAACGTATGATCAGTTTATGGTTAGAGGTAAAAATGTTTTTGCACCGAAACATTTTTATAAAGCAAGTGAAGCATACCCTATTAATGATTATATGAATTCGGCGGATATAATAAGTAAAATAGAAGCAGATTTAATAGGACAAGATCGGGATGAGATTGCTTATGAAGAGAAAATAACGTCTATTTCTAAAGGGTATTTCGATGCTCATAAGGCAATAGAGCTTATATTAAGAAAAGAAGATGATTTAAAAAGTGAAATCCATGGGCTAAACACTGAAATGCACGTTCTCAGTAGAGATATTGAAGAGTTTAAGTTAAGGATTGCAGATGATAAAAATGCTGTAAAGAACCTCCACGAAGAGATTAAAGGGTTATATACAGATATTGATGGTTTTAATACTTCTATACAAGGCGAGTATGCTAAAATTAAGGAGGCTCAAGATAATATTGATAGCTATAATACATTTTTGAATGGTTTCTTAGTTGGTCTAAGTTTAGGGTTTAAAGCTATTTCTGATAATAAAAAGATCGCTTCTCTAAAAGATGATATTTCTGGATATCGTTCTGCAATACGTCAGTTATATCAGAATATCCAACAAAAAAGAAATGAGATTAGCTCTAAACGTACTAGTGTGACTGATTTGTTGGATCAGAGTAATGAACTAACAGGTAAAATAACAACTATTGAGACGGCATTAAATGATGAGACAGCTTTATATCATGATTTTCATGAACAGATCGAAACCTTGTTGGTCAAAAGCCATGAAACCATAAAAAATTATCGTTTAATATCGCTTGATACTGATAAACATACTGCTGCTGTTAATGATGTAACATCTCTTCAGGTAAAAAGAATACATGATGAGTACTTAGAGACATTAGAGCGATTGAATATTGCTATCGCTAATCTCCCAGAGCTTACTTCTTCATTGAATGTTAATTTATTGAATAGTAAAGTTTTAGAGCATAAAGCGCATTTAACAAGTTTACTTGAGAGACATAAAGTGGCAGTAGATTATATTCAAGGATTACCAGAGCAATTACAAGGGTATGGTTCTTATCAACACAAGTGGGTTAGGACCAATACTATCATGTCCAGAGATTCAGAAACAGGGATTCCTATTGTAGTATCTGATACCGAAGATAATTCATATAGCACGGTATTAGATCCTAACCATAAAAAGCCAATGGTTACTTATAAAGGAATCAATATAAAAGATATAAATGAAGGAGGAGTAAAGTATTATGGTTTTGAAGAAGGAGCATCTCTATTAGGAGGGCAGCTTAATCAAGAGAGTCATACCGGGGATTATAGTATTAAATTAAATGGAAAAAAAGGAATATTACCTGGAGTTGTCCTGGATAATAACAAGAGAAATATATTATCAGCCTGGATAAAATCAGGACAAACCAACATTCCGACATTTTTTAAAGTTGGCAACACTAATACGAAATCATTTTCGGCTGATCAAGAATGGAAATACATAGAAGCATTTATTGAGATAGGAGCTTCAGAAGTACAAATAGAAGGAGTAGGAGATTTGTTAATAGACGATTTGTTAATACGTCCTGTCTCTGTAAAAACAGCTGTTACTGTTAGGGATGATAACGGTATGATAAGTGCTTCGATAAATAATAATGGTAATACTATAAAACATCTTTTTGATGATGCTCAGCGACATTTTGTTTCATTGGAAGATCAAGGTAGAGCAATAGGGTATTCTCACCATTTTTATGGTAGAGGTTTACAAATAGATGGAGTATATAATCCAGATAAACCTAATAATAATCTTCGTGTTGGTTTTCAAGGAAAAAGTGTTTATAAAGGAGATTTGCCTAATGGAATATCTATATCTAAGTCCACATTAAATGAGGAATATGGTTTTGGATACGGAATTTCGTTTATCGCTGAGTCAGATTTTGGAGTTTCTTCTGAATCTTTAAGATTAGAACGAGATGGTCCAGCTTTAAATATTGATAATATCTTTACAGGGGAGAGCACTCAGGTAAAGATTGGTAAAAGGAAGCACTTTTTAATTACTAAAATAAGAGAGGTTTTACATGTTTATGCAGATGGGGAGTTAATCAAACAGTTGAATGTAAACGGATTGGATTCTGGGGATATTGTTGTCACAGGTAGTGTTCGTAAGTTATTTGCAGGAGGATCACCCATATTATCTATGAGGTATCTGGATGGACTTGCTAGAAGTATACAACATCAATATTTTTATAATGATTACGATAACAAAATTACCGGTAAAATTGTTTCAGGTACGATATATAACGGCTGGGGTAATCCTATTCTACAAACCAAGCCTGCGTTAGACAACTATAGTGAACAGCAATATAGCCTATCTTATGATTCTAATTTTGCAAATTATGATGGTAACAGACTAACAGGTAACTTATTTTCATTTTATAAAACGAGAAAAGAAGGAACTTCTACGTATGATACATCAGAAATCAAAGATCATTATAAAATGTTTGATAAAACAGTGTATAGTAAAGACGCTCTACAGCGTGTTGTTTCTGTACATCATACTGGAATTACGGATGTAGATCTTAATAAAACCAGAACATTTTACCAAGATGCTATAGGAAGAGAATTGGAGACTGAGTTAGGAATTTCTACATCGAATGAGTTGAAATTTGCTACAACTACTACCAGAAAACGAGATAATGACAAATCGGTAGTACATGACACTTTTGGAAGGTTAATTGCTTCTAAAGATGGAAATTCTGTGAGTGAGCAGACCTATAGTTATAAAACAAATGGTCATAAGATATCTTCTAGATTGCCTTTATCTTTTCAGAATAATGATAAAACAAAATATACCAATAGTTTAGAAACATTGGATTTGTTAGGAGATCAGAGTTTAATGTATAGTATAGACGAAGGGTCAAGTTATACGGTTAAAAATAAGAAGGGGCTTCCTGTATTTATTTCAACAGAAGATTTCTCTGCCCAAGGTACAGATATCTCTTGGCGTTATTTTAAGTATGATACTCAAGATAGACCAATAGAATCTGGAATAGCCATAGTGTCAGGAGTATTTAATGCAGAAAAAATGGTGCTGTTAGCCAATTTACCGGTTTGGCTTAGTGATATTGTAACTACCCCAGTAAAAACTTGGGTCTATGATCAAGCAGATCAAAATACTACCAATATAAATACAAAAGGAAGAGTTGCCGAACAAACGTCTCTTAGTAATGGTACTTCTGTAACCACCAAATTTACATATAATCCGAGAGGACAGGTTGTTGAGAAAACCACGCAAGTGAACCAGGGGGATTCAAATTCGGTGAAATACCAATACTATTCTAATGGGAAGATTAAGAACATTACTTACCCTAATGGAACAGAAGTAGCATATACATATGATCTGAATGGCAGATTATATGGAATAGGCAGTGTTACAGATCAGTTTATATATGCAAAATATGGATATGGTATAAATGGCAAAGTGATACAAAAGAACTTTAATAATGAAACTATTGCCAATAGGATACAATATACTTTGCAAGAAAACCAGAAAGAACAAAATGTTACGGTGGCTAATAAAGTATTATTTAAGGAAAAACTTAACTATACAAAAAATAATACTGATTATTACAAAGGTTTAGTTGTAGAGAAAGAAGAAATTAATGAGTTACAGCAAAGAACCGAATGGAAGTATACTTATGATAATCGATATCAGCTAACTAAAGTAGATAAAAATCAATCAGGTGTCATTTCTGATCATAGCTATACGTATGATGTTAACGGAAATTTACAGGAGTACACCAATTCTTTAGATGTAAGTCAGAATGTCAATTATAATTACCAAGAAGGGAGTAATAAATTAAGGAGTGCTTCTGAAGAAGCGAATGCAATAGGACTATATACCAAAATTGGGAATACGCCATTTAGTAATAATACTCGCTTAACATATGATAAGTTAACTCGTAAAGTTATAAGTATAAATCAGCAAGGAACACAGGAGGCCATATCTTTTACTTATGATGCTAATAATCGAAGAGTTCAAAAGGTCAAAACAGGTGCAGAAGGACAAAAAGAGATCCTATCTTATACTTGGGGGACAAGATCTCTACCATTATATGAATCCTATAGTAATAGACAAGCAGATATATCTAGCCCTACTGAATGGAGCAAAGTATATATTTATGGAGAAGAATACGCACCCATCGCAATGATCCATAATGGGAAGACCTATTATTTTATTAGGGATTACCAAAGTAGTTTGCGCTATGTAATTGATGCAAGTGATAATACAACAAAAGAGAAGTATGTTTATAATCCTTACGGAAAAATTGCATATTCATATCAGGAAGATGTTAATCAACCTTTGGGAACTTATCTATATACTGGGCAAGAATATGATCATGAAGTAGGAACATACAATTTTAAGGCACGTCAATATGATCCGATAAGAAGAATATTTTTACAACCGGATCCAAAACATATAAATTATTCTCCATATACTTATGCCAATAATAACCCTGTCAATTTTGTGGATAGGAATGGGAAAAATCCATTGTATATTTTAGATCATATTGAAGATGAACTTCCAGCAAGGGAACTCAGTAAAACAGGAATTGTGGTTACCTATGAGGATATATTCGGTAAAACTTTAGAAGAGTTACCAGACCTTTCTAAAGTTGGGTTTGATGGAAATGTAACTATCATGGCTCACGGCTATAAAGGAGTTACATCAAAAATAGGAGTAAGAACTGGAAATGCCCGAATGTTTATAGAGAAGCAATCTTTTACGGAGGAGTTAGGTACTTATCTCGGAACAGCAAAAATAGATGAAATAAACCTAAATTTTGGAATTTGCCATAGTGCAGATTGTTCAACAGGAACCAGTGTTTTGGATGAATTTGGTCAATCTTTGGCTGATCAATCATCAAAAACCATCAATGCTGTTGGCTTTACAGAGAATGTTGGATACACGACTAAAGCTGGAGGACTCTCCAATGTTTTTTTAAGTGGTACTAATACACAAAAACCTTTTGGACACGTAAGGGATTTTAATAATTTAAGCCAAGGTAATATTTCAAACAATGCACTGGATCGTTCATTAAATGAAACAGGTCATATTGACATTACAACAGCCGAATTTAGACAAGGACTAGGTCCATATGGAGTTAGTAAAACATTTAAACCAAGAAATTTTCTTGAAAGAGCAGGAGCAAAAATAGGAGGATTCTTCAAATGGTATTAA